TCATCTGAAGATTAACCACTGGTAGTTTTAATAGCAGCTTCTGACCGAGCCTCTATGCTCTGAACGAGAAGCTTGAAGAGTTAGTCGTCGATCGCCTTGGCCCTCATGCAGCAGGACGGCCCGCGGGTCTTCTGCTTGGGCCGCCGGCTGTCGCGGCGCCGCCCGTAGAGGTACTCCACCAGCTGCACGCGCGACCGCCGCTGCACCTGCACGGTGGCTGCCGCCttggccgcgcgccgcgcagCTCGCTCCTCCTCGTGCCGCAGCAGCGCGTGCTGGAACCgctgcagctccagctccagccgccCGGCCTTCTCCGACATCTTGCGCACGCGCTCCAGGATCTTGCGCTGGCTCCGGCTCCGCAGGTCCACGTCAtcgcccgcggccgccgacgTGAACTCCTCGGCTTTCTTCAGGAGCTTCCCGTTCGCGTCGATCAGCTCCGCGATGGCGTCCTCGGCATCGGCCATCTGCGCCTTCACGCCCTCCAGCTCGGCATCCGACGACGCCTCCACTCCGGCGCGCAGCTCCTGGACGATGGTCCGGAGGTCCCGGAGACGCTGCGCCTCCGAGGACAGCCGGTCGATCACCTTCTTCTTCCACTCCCGGTGCGGCTCCATCGTGGTCGTGGCCACCGTGGTGACAACCGGCCGTGGGAGGACCTCCTGCTTGTCGACGCTGAGGTCCTTCACAGTCACCACCGGCTCAGATGACCGCTTCTTGCCTTTGTTGTCGTTCTCAGCCGCCTCGCTCTGAGGCGGTCGCAGGTCCATGTCGTGCCTGCGGCTGCCACTGCTCACCCGGTCCACGCTCCACAGCGCCAGCATCTTGTCGTCAGACTGCGCTGTCACCGAGTTCTTCTTCCTGTGGCGGCCGTGCAAGGCAGTGGCTCGGCGGCTGGGAGTCTGGACGAGGTCGAGCTGGATGTCCTTCATCATGCGCTCGTAGTTCACGTCGCTGGCGTCGCTGTCCAGGATCTCCTTGAGCTTCAGCATCTCGATCTGCTTCCTTGCATCCTGGAGGCTGCTGTTGAAGTCGAGCCTCTCTTGCTCCAGAACAACACCAGTATCCGACACCACCTTCTGGAGAGCTTTGATGGTTCCATGGAGTTTCTGCAGCTCCATGTCCTTCACCAACTTCATCGAGTTTTCTTCACTTGGCCTCACAACAATCTTTGACAGTTGAGGTGACAATGGATTCTCCTGGCAAAAACAATAAGCTGAATGAGTCGCATGagtaagaaaaataaaaatttaatggGGATTCCTGAATGATTCAAATGGGTACGATACCAATTTTATATTTCTCAAGTATTATATACTAGATCTTCAACATGAACAGAGGTGGGGAAAGTGGAAACAGAAAAAGGATCAAATATATGCATACCTCCTTGAGCATGTTTGGTGGCAGGCAATCCTTGGCCAGCGACAAGGTTTGTTTCTCCAAGGCATCAACTTCAGTTTGCAATGCTCCGAGCAGTGTGAAGTCACCATTCAGATCAACCTTCAGCCTTCTGTTCTCAATCTCAATAGCATTTAGTTTATCCTTCAGCTCATCCACGTAAGAGTTCCTCCGAGTGATCTCCTCCTTCAACACCTCCTTCTGCACCATGTCACTGATCTCGAAACTCTCACATGTCACGATGAGCTCAAGGACCTTCTCCTTGAAGAGAGATGCATTGGCAGTGGCCAATTGCATGTTGGCCAGAAGTTTAGTGATCTCGGCATCGCAAGATTTCACATCAATCACAGGCTGTTCTTTATTCCTAAGCACTTGCAGTTCATTTTTCAACTTCTGGAGCTCCTCCCTTAGCATTTCATTCGATTTCTCGAGGCTAGCATTGTCAACTTCTTTCCGCTGTTCCATGTTCTGGCCATTCTCTTGGCTTTTCCTGCCAGATTTCAATAGCTTGGTATCTCTCCTCATCGCACGCCTTCTGGATCCAGTTGAAATTTCTGCACCAGAGCCGTCACAGATACTCAGAGTTCTACTGAGTTCCTTCTCAAGATAGTTGTTCTCAAGTTGTAGGtctccaagcttcttgttcatCAGCTTGATTTCCTGATAAAGCTCATTTCCTGCTGCATGTAGAGACCCAAAATCCTCATGCAAACACTGCAATTGTGATGTCCTCTCATCATAAAGGCTTCTGAAAATGACACCAAGGATATCTGTCCTGACCACTTCGCTGACAAGAGAGCTGAAATCATCTTCAAATGACTTTTCTTTCTCCCTAGAGCCATGAACTTTGCTAGACAGTGAGGTGTTCTCTTCTATCAGCTTGATAATCTCTGCTTGCAATGATTGCCGTGATTCTTGCAGTTCTGTGAGCTGTCGAACCAAGAACTTTGCCTCGGATTTCAGCTCATCCACTTTGCGGTTACGAGCCTCCATCTCCTTCCGTAGCTCGCAGCTGATCTTTAGGAGGTCATGCCTTTCACTCTGCAGCTTCACCAGCTCCTCACTCTTTGCTTGCCACTCTTGCTTCAGAATACTCCTTTCCGACCTCAGGTCAGCCACCTCTCGCCCAAAGTGCTCCAGAAGTGTGACAACAAGAGACTTCTCAAGGATCTGGTTCTGCTTCACATCCTGAGCATCAGAAATAGTATTCAGCAGGCACTTGAtctcatgcaggagcagctgcacaACTACGTCAATCTTCATTAGATCCAATGATCCATACTTCTCATCCAGATGCAGTACTTCCATCACAGAACCAATCCCTTCTGTCAGCTGCTGGTTGTTTTGTGACAAGAAATCAAGTTTCTCCTCttgaaccttgcatacctcttGTTGCTGCCGCAATTGTGCCAAGAAATCAGAGTTCGCTTCAGCCATGTCACCTAAGCACCTCTGCAAGATAAAAATCTCAGTCTGAGCTTCCACAATCTTTTGCTCCTCCTCTTGAAGTTGGTTGTCCTTATGCTGAACTTCTTTGAGCAGTAGACCTATCTGCTTCTGTATAGCACTGAATTGAGTTATGCCTGAGCTGGTGGCTTCGTtgtgcttttctttttctagcCTCAGCAGCTCATGTAGTTTGATCACTTCATTGAGGGCCCTGTTTCTGTCCTGCTCCAGATCCAAGTATCGCCCTTCTAACTCTGCATATTGGGTTTCCAAACTGAGTAGAGCACTATTGATGCTATCCACCTGACCATATTAAAGTATCCATGTATCAATTTACATAGTCCTTAAACTATGATGAAAATAACCAGAAAGCAAAGAGATTTCAAGCATCATACCTCACGCATAAGAGTTCTCTTTTCAGATCGAAGTACAGAGTTCTGGTTGCGGAATGTATGCGTAGATTCCTCAGAATCTTTCAGCTTTCTTCTAAGGATCTCAAGCTCGGTATTATTGTCAGATAACAAATTCTCCAAGAATACATTCTTCTCTGATAGATTCTCCATGGTATGAGAAATACCCTCAATCCGTGCAACGAACATGGCTCTCTCAGACTGGTGGCCATTAACCTTGGAATTAAGGTGTTTGCATGATTCTTCCAATGCAGCCTTCTTCTCCCGCAATCCTTCAATTTCAGTAGTTGCAGCTGAAAGGGATTTCTCCAAATGAGCATTTTTCTCCAACGTcctctccagcagcagcagattcTCAACATACAAGGATTTTACACCCTCGTGATTTTTTATGGTCTCTTTCAGCTCAACATTTCCATCCCTCACCTCTTGTGCAAGTGATTGGAGTGATTCTACATTGAAATTCACCACTTGGATTTGCTCCTTGATCGAAAAGTGCTTCCTATCCAAGTCACCCTTGTTATCTTTGAGGTGGGAAAGCTCATGCTGAAGCACCCTTTTCTCCTCCACATGCCGAGACACCTCTTCCTCAAGGCGCCGCTGTGCATTCTTCAAAGAAATTATTTCATCCTGCAGACGAATTATCACAGAGGTAGAGGAGTGATTTTGATCATCCAATTTCCGGTTCTCTTCTCTAATAGCTTCCAATTCCTTCTGCAGCAAAACTTTGGTTGCTTCAATGTTCTCAATCTTACTTGATTCACCATGCTTTTCAAGAGACAAAAGTCTTAGCTTCTCCTGTGCTTGTGCCAATTGTTTCTCCAAAGATAGCCTGGCCATTTCTGCTTGCATGCTCTTGAGTTGCTCCTCTTGTATAGAGATACTAAGTTTCTCTAACTCAATGTGCTTCTCGTTTAGCTCATCATGCTTCTCTTTTGAGGCAAGCTTCAGACTATCTAGCTCCAGATGCAAATTCTGGTTAGCTTTCTCAAGGAGAAGGAACCTTTCCTCTGCAGTGCTCAAATTCTGTAGTCCATTTTCCATCTCCTCTTTAAGCCTCTTGAACTCCTCTTGGGTATGCAATATTTCAGACTTGAGGCTCTGTAGTCGATCACTGGATTGCTGGCATTGTGAAAATGCAGCTTCCTTCTCTGCTTCTTGATCTGCAAGGACCGCCTTGAGAGAAAGAACTTCAGATTCAGCCTTATTGCTTTTTTCTAATACTGATGAAATCTTCTTCTTGAGGTCTTGATTTTCCTGTGACAAGCTTGAGATCTCTTTCTGCAGCTTCTCATGATCTTGGTCATCTGCAATACTAATGCATTAGTTTGATCTGGCAATTACTAGGATATTTGTGCTTGTTGAGGAATTAAATTGCGTAGGGAGTACCTTTAGCACGCTTTTTTGAATCaccagccttgatgaatgaaaggaaaaatggagtcATGTCACGATTATCTGTTTCAGATTCAGTAGATGCAGTTTCTGTTGGCAGGTCATCATCAAAGTCCAACTGAAACTCATCAGGAAATGCTTCTGCCATTTTCTTATGGGCCTGTCGGAGTTCTCCAGCCGCATGATCATATCTTTCAGCTAAAGCTCGATAAGCACGGTATAACTCCTCAAGCAGAGACATCAGTTCTGGGCGCCTTTTATAATACATTTctgctcttcttgcaaatgagTCAGCATCCTCATCGATAATCTTGATCATCACTTTGATTTTGCTGTCCATATCTGTGTGACCACACATTAATAAACACTAGTTTCAGTACAGGTTTCAAGTAAATGTTCAGAAGGAGAAATAGAGCACCAAGAATACCCAACAACACTAGACAGCCAACAACATCTACTACGAAAGCTAGCTCTCTTAATACCCAATTAGATTTCAATTTCTTCGCCCAAACTTAGTGGTTCAGTTATAGAATAGCTAAAATGAAGAGGAATGCCCACAAGTTTATATTCCAGAGGTGAAGTTATTTATGTGTCCTAAGTCCTAACAAAATCTGCTAGCCTTTCCACAAAAAAGCATAATGTAAGAGACTAACACTAGATCAGAATCAAGACTTCCAACTACTTATATATTTTATCACTAAGTACTTCTGTTCATGCAGCTAATTGCTTTAAAATACACGAGACAGTACTAAGATAATTGTACGATAGCCTGTTTCTACCTTGATTGAATCATACAATGCCACATAACATTGTATGGCAAGAGATGTTGATTGAAGCTTAATTGCTTTAAAATACACAAGACAGTACTAAGATAATTGTGTGATAGCCTGTTTCTACCTTGATTGAATCGTACAATGCCCCATAACGTTGTATGGGCAAGAGATGCTGATTGAGCCAACAGATGGTGAAAGGTAAcatggaaattgtttccttaTTCTGTGACACAATGATTCTATAGCAAACTAGTAGCAATTCCTAGTGCTGATGTTTTAAGTGCATAACTATTCTTGCCAATGGATGGGATAGCCGTAATTGTCAGACTGAAAATGAAATCGCCACAGTGAAAATAAATTATACCTGTGAGATTTTCTTGGAGCCATTTTGAGTTCTTTGGGGATATGTGACTATCCCACCACCATGAGTACTTGCGCATTGGATTGGATGGCGACATCGCCATCGAAGCCAGCTAAGCGAACAGAACAGCACTACCTGGCCTAAGTAAACTTCTATAACTCCGAGCCCCTGAAGTAGATCCCAGCAACTAGGATCCAACCTGCTCAAAAATCTACTACCAACTGACTACCTGCAGAACATCAGAAACTTCCAAAATTAATACTTTAGTCAAAAGAACCTTAGTAGTCAGGGAACTTAGCGGTAGAACTGAAAATGAAATGTAGAGGCAATTATGGTTCAGGTTGCTGGGAGGCCAATAAAATTTACAGATCAAAGTTGCAACAGATAGCAAGAATGAACCTATCCTATTTATTCATACGACATCTCAACCTGGTCCAAGGGGCACTGATAGAATCAGGCCACGGTCAAATATTCAGATTAGCTACACGTTCATGCAATAAATTACTTCCAAAACTGAGTGCCCCAGCCTGGAACGCCTTGAAAACTAGAAATAATATTTTTCCAAAGATTCTGGTTTGACCGTTTGAGGGGGATTCAGTGTTCAGTGACCCAATCGAAAAGTACCAACAACTACTGAGCACCCCCCACCCACCCAAATGTGCTCAAGAGTTCTTCAAGATCAGAAAGTGTGCCAAGATTTTGCCACCCAAACGCCCAAATTCAGTGGAAAACGACACCGAAAAAATTAAAACAAAACTGAGAAAAATACTTTCGCAAGATGAATCCTCGAGAAATGCTCGAATCTCAGCCTACGACACCCaagcaaacaaataaaaatcaCTGCAGAATGTAAGCTGCTACCTCCACTGTTGCGAATGGAGCATCAAACCAATGGTTAAAAAAAtggtaaagaaaagaaaaggggaaaggAGAGCGGTGAAAAGAAACGCCCCAACTAACGCAATAAAGATAAACGCTCATGAGCCCATGACCCAACCACCCCAGGCCTGAAATCGCCAAAAGAAGAACACGGCAAGAAATCCACACCTGCAACAGCAAGAGCTGGGAATCACACCGCTCGTGAACTGGATGCTGCTGGAGACAGGCTCGAATGACACGGAAAGAAAAATCCTTGGGAGAAACGAGTTCTGAATCCTACCCAGGAAGCGGCGACATTTGCGGCTTCTAGAGAGGAGGATATATGAGTATGAACAGAACAGAACGGGACAGTGGAAGGAAGGGAGAAATCACGGCATTTCCTAGCCCGGGTTTGCGAGGACCAAATCTCTGCGGCGAAATGGGGTCCAGAAATTACCAAAAAAGCATGACGAACCCGTCGCGCTTCCTTCCCTAAAAAAGCAGAACAGAAAGCAAAATCTTTGGCGTCAGAGAACGGCGACAAGAGAAGCGCTCCCCATTTCCCTGAAGAACAGTGGGCAGACCCGAATCCATGGCCGCAGTTTTTTGCAGGAAAAACCaaagagaaaggccaacaccGTTTAAATACTACAATTGCCACCAAAAGAGATTGTTTTGGCAGAGATTGATACGCAGCGCTGGCAAATGGCCACGAGGAACACGAGAAGCAAACGGTCAGGGCTAACAATAGCGGAACGCGGACACGACCAACGGGAAAATGGCATCTTTCCATGCCCAGGATACACGAAATCGCCAGACGCGCGCGCAGAAACGGAAGGAATTGCCAACATTGTTCCAGCCCGGATGGGGATTCTCGCGATACAGCCTGACATTGCCTAAATTACGCGAGGAAAATCGGAGAAGAAAGATACTTACCATggggggaagaggaggggagGATCTTGGTGAGCTGCAGCAGCCCCAAGGCAGAGATCCAGGAGCTGCTCCTCATCCCAAACTAGCCCTAGGCCGCCATCATCATTCTCACCACCACACCATCACGAACAGAGtacgagagagggagagggagggaggggctcTCAGTACTCCTGggctgagagggagagagagagagagagagagagagagagggagcagctgcaagcctgcaatcATGGAATGCAGGAGCAGCAGTGTGGGGGAAAGGTGGGAGTGATGGGGGTAttaattgtttatttattacatttaTTATAGCAAAAGTAAAGGACAAAGATTAAGGCAGTGCAATTTTTTAGGCCGGGGGGGGAGTACTTTGTTCTGCAAGAACAGCACTAGTGTGTGAATCACAGTGGGGTTAGTATTTGGCACAGGATTTCACTTTGTCACTTTCACTTTTTTACTGTTCTGGATGGGatatgtgcaggttggaggttttctttttctcttttttttttgcttgaacGACTGGTCAATGTGATGTGTGTGTGGGCCTGGACTGAAAAATTACTCCGCCACTGTGAATATTTTTTTACCGTTGCGGTTTATATGGAGACGAGCGTGTAGTGTGTTGCGATTGTTAACGTTGGGATTTGCTCTTTGACTGCTTCCGTTATTCCTTCGGAGAAGATAAGCCggaaaaggtcaaaaagaaacgGTAAAGCAGCTTGACTTGGAATTACTGTTTTGTAATTATTACAACGTTAAGGTATTATCAGATACTATTTTGGCTCATCTCCTTTGACCTATTCGAGTCCACCATGCTCTACTTTATCAAAAGGATTACTTTTTCTATCAAACAGTAGCATAGGAAAAATACCAGTTTATTAGCAACCAAAAACTAAAATTGCTATTTATAGGGCTAAGTGCCTCAAGAGTAGTAAAAACCTTATGGTCACATTCCACAGTTGTAGTCTCGCGTTGCTTGCAGTCATGACTTGAAAGTGCAAACATAATAGTGTACATCTACACTGGCATTGGCATGTCCAGGAGTCATGACTAGAATACAGATCCCATGTATGCACACAAGAAGCAGCAGTAATTTACAGCCTGTAGTCAGTCACTGTGGGAGAAAGGATTGTGCACCAAACCACCAACTCTAATGATTGTTTTAAGCAAATAAAGCATTATTTGTTGTGTTAAGCATGTGCACTAGTGGAGTCAGGATGATAGCTAGGAACCAGGAAGATGCACGGTAGAAAAGCATGTGTGCCCACTGATGAATAGTTTAAGGATACAAGCACACACACCAGTTTCATTGCAGATTTCCAGTACATGGTTCGTGCTGTCTTTTGTCTTCTTTTCTGCTCGCTTGGAACCACAGTTGATGGTTGCTGTCTGCCTTTACattatcctttttcttttccatcaAAAAGGCAGCCTCTCTAGGCTTCAAAAACATTGCATCTTATATATTCTATAATCCCTAGGACAGACTCCAACCACACtgctaagagcaagtattataacaGGCTCTCTCGAATATCCCTACTCCCAAGGACGTGACAGTTTTTCATGCAATGGATAACTGCCCAGGGCACAACTTTTTTTTAGTACAATAATCATTTACGAATAGGAAGTAGCATTAGCTATCCATGATATAATCTAGGACACCAGTTTTCACATTTTCATACATTGTATAGTGGAAGGACAAACTTTAGTTTCAGAGGCCAGCAAAGGAGTTACAACCTTAATTACTTGTGCTGAATATAAGTTGATAGGTATTACTCTCTCTTGTCAGTTTTGGTTGATGCTAGATCCCTATCTGAGAAATGTCAACCAAAATACTCTTCTATATTAATACAAGAATGGCAAAACTCTTGCCGgttcc
The nucleotide sequence above comes from Panicum virgatum strain AP13 chromosome 3K, P.virgatum_v5, whole genome shotgun sequence. Encoded proteins:
- the LOC120700061 gene encoding protein NETWORKED 1D-like, producing the protein MAMSPSNPMRKYSWWWDSHISPKNSKWLQENLTDMDSKIKVMIKIIDEDADSFARRAEMYYKRRPELMSLLEELYRAYRALAERYDHAAGELRQAHKKMAEAFPDEFQLDFDDDLPTETASTESETDNRDMTPFFLSFIKAGDSKKRAKDDQDHEKLQKEISSLSQENQDLKKKISSVLEKSNKAESEVLSLKAVLADQEAEKEAAFSQCQQSSDRLQSLKSEILHTQEEFKRLKEEMENGLQNLSTAEERFLLLEKANQNLHLELDSLKLASKEKHDELNEKHIELEKLSISIQEEQLKSMQAEMARLSLEKQLAQAQEKLRLLSLEKHGESSKIENIEATKVLLQKELEAIREENRKLDDQNHSSTSVIIRLQDEIISLKNAQRRLEEEVSRHVEEKRVLQHELSHLKDNKGDLDRKHFSIKEQIQVVNFNVESLQSLAQEVRDGNVELKETIKNHEGVKSLYVENLLLLERTLEKNAHLEKSLSAATTEIEGLREKKAALEESCKHLNSKVNGHQSERAMFVARIEGISHTMENLSEKNVFLENLLSDNNTELEILRRKLKDSEESTHTFRNQNSVLRSEKRTLMREVDSINSALLSLETQYAELEGRYLDLEQDRNRALNEVIKLHELLRLEKEKHNEATSSGITQFSAIQKQIGLLLKEVQHKDNQLQEEEQKIVEAQTEIFILQRCLGDMAEANSDFLAQLRQQQEVCKVQEEKLDFLSQNNQQLTEGIGSVMEVLHLDEKYGSLDLMKIDVVVQLLLHEIKCLLNTISDAQDVKQNQILEKSLVVTLLEHFGREVADLRSERSILKQEWQAKSEELVKLQSERHDLLKISCELRKEMEARNRKVDELKSEAKFLVRQLTELQESRQSLQAEIIKLIEENTSLSSKVHGSREKEKSFEDDFSSLVSEVVRTDILGVIFRSLYDERTSQLQCLHEDFGSLHAAGNELYQEIKLMNKKLGDLQLENNYLEKELSRTLSICDGSGAEISTGSRRRAMRRDTKLLKSGRKSQENGQNMEQRKEVDNASLEKSNEMLREELQKLKNELQVLRNKEQPVIDVKSCDAEITKLLANMQLATANASLFKEKVLELIVTCESFEISDMVQKEVLKEEITRRNSYVDELKDKLNAIEIENRRLKVDLNGDFTLLGALQTEVDALEKQTLSLAKDCLPPNMLKEENPLSPQLSKIVVRPSEENSMKLVKDMELQKLHGTIKALQKVVSDTGVVLEQERLDFNSSLQDARKQIEMLKLKEILDSDASDVNYERMMKDIQLDLVQTPSRRATALHGRHRKKNSVTAQSDDKMLALWSVDRVSSGSRRHDMDLRPPQSEAAENDNKGKKRSSEPVVTVKDLSVDKQEVLPRPVVTTVATTTMEPHREWKKKVIDRLSSEAQRLRDLRTIVQELRAGVEASSDAELEGVKAQMADAEDAIAELIDANGKLLKKAEEFTSAAAGDDVDLRSRSQRKILERVRKMSEKAGRLELELQRFQHALLRHEEERAARRAAKAAATVQVQRRSRVQLVEYLYGRRRDSRRPKQKTRGPSCCMRAKAIDD